One window from the genome of Pedococcus badiiscoriae encodes:
- a CDS encoding gamma-aminobutyraldehyde dehydrogenase yields the protein MPSLRNIVNGRPVSSAATMEFHDPATGAVLGDAPLSSAAEVDAAIGAASDAFVGWRRTTPAQRQRSLLQLADLVEQHLEELLECEVRNTGKPRALTRGLELLPCIDQIRFFAGAARVLQGVASAEYEAGFTSSVRREPVGVVSQVTPWNYPLMMAIWKIAPAVAAGNTVVLKPSDTTPWSTVRLAELAQEVLPPGVLNVVCGDRDTGRALVSHPRPDMVAITGSTRAGSQVMASAAESLKNVHLELGGKAPAVVFDDVDLAATAEAIAGAGYYNAGQDCTAATRVLVHQRVHDEFVGLLASAASGQRAGHPDEVDVAFGPVNSVAQQAQVEGFLERLPAHASVVAGGTSHGPGYFVDATVVAGVQQDDEVVQREIFGPVLTVQSFRDEADTLAKANGVDFALASSVWTRDHGRATRLSADLDFGVVWVNCHQVIPSEMPHGGFKQSGVGKDLSIFGLEDYTRIKHVMSSHAS from the coding sequence ATGCCTTCCTTGCGCAACATCGTCAACGGGCGGCCCGTGTCGTCGGCCGCCACGATGGAGTTCCACGACCCCGCCACCGGCGCTGTCCTCGGTGACGCACCGCTGTCGTCGGCAGCGGAGGTGGATGCGGCCATCGGTGCGGCCTCAGACGCCTTCGTCGGCTGGCGCCGGACCACCCCGGCCCAGCGCCAGCGCTCCCTGTTGCAGCTGGCAGACCTGGTCGAACAGCACCTCGAGGAGCTGCTGGAGTGCGAGGTCCGCAACACCGGCAAGCCCCGGGCGCTCACCCGCGGGCTCGAGCTGCTGCCGTGCATCGACCAGATCCGGTTCTTTGCCGGGGCGGCGCGGGTCCTGCAGGGTGTGGCCAGTGCGGAGTACGAAGCCGGCTTCACCTCCTCGGTCCGGCGCGAGCCGGTCGGGGTCGTCTCGCAGGTGACCCCGTGGAACTACCCGCTGATGATGGCGATCTGGAAGATCGCGCCGGCCGTGGCGGCCGGGAACACGGTGGTCCTCAAGCCCTCCGACACGACGCCCTGGTCCACCGTCCGGCTGGCCGAGCTGGCACAGGAGGTGCTGCCGCCAGGGGTGCTCAACGTCGTGTGTGGCGACCGCGACACCGGCCGCGCGCTGGTGTCGCACCCGCGACCGGACATGGTGGCCATCACCGGCAGCACCCGCGCCGGATCGCAGGTCATGGCGTCCGCCGCGGAGTCCCTGAAGAACGTCCACCTCGAGCTCGGCGGAAAGGCGCCGGCCGTGGTCTTCGACGACGTGGACCTGGCCGCAACGGCCGAAGCGATAGCGGGCGCCGGCTACTACAACGCCGGGCAGGACTGCACGGCGGCGACCCGGGTCCTGGTGCACCAGCGGGTGCACGACGAGTTCGTGGGGCTGCTGGCGTCCGCTGCCTCGGGGCAGCGGGCCGGACATCCCGACGAGGTCGACGTCGCGTTCGGCCCGGTGAACAGTGTGGCGCAGCAGGCGCAGGTGGAGGGCTTCCTCGAACGACTGCCCGCCCACGCGTCTGTGGTCGCGGGCGGGACGAGTCATGGCCCGGGCTACTTCGTCGACGCCACGGTCGTCGCGGGTGTGCAGCAGGACGACGAGGTGGTGCAGCGGGAGATCTTCGGACCGGTGCTGACGGTGCAGTCGTTCCGGGACGAGGCCGATACACTGGCCAAGGCCAACGGCGTCGACTTCGCCCTGGCCTCGAGCGTCTGGACCCGCGACCACGGCCGGGCGACCCGGTTGTCGGCCGACCTCGACTTCGGGGTCGTATGGGTCAACTGCCACCAGGTCATCCCGTCCGAGATGCCGCACGGCGGATTCAAGCAGTCCGGCGTCGGCAAGGACCTGTCGATCTTCGGGCTCGAGGACTACACCCGGATCAAGCATGTGATGAGCAGCCACGCCTCATGA
- a CDS encoding thiamine pyrophosphate-binding protein yields MSETATGGAAVIDSLVAHGVTDVFGIPGTHNLELYRYLPASGIRHVVTRHEQGAGYAADGYARVSGRPGVLITTSGPGITNAVTALATAYADSVPVLAVSPGPPRGRVGADVGWLHEVKNQQAALDAVTGRSIRAESADDIPDIVADIFEGFASRRPRPVHLEVPVDVLEGAWARMPCARRPLPTASRPDRAAVDAVVAALVSATRPLIVAGGGSRAAAAELRALAGLGIPVLTTVNGKGVLDEAHPAALGAGARLTAAHDAVNEADVLIVVGSELGDSDLWGGTVAPGRPGERTVVRIDVDPGQAHKNVRADHAIVADARLALRDLVDGLRDKGIPGWDLARATTLRGQIDAEAAQSGAAWEPIQRSLAAALPADSVVAGDSSQVTYYGTVHTWPFTPANRLLYPTGYATLGYGLPAAIGAKVAAPDRSVVALFGDGAAMFSIQELITATEQGLAIPVVIVDNGGYAEIREQMVDRGIQPQAVDLYRPDIPALARAIGAHGVAATSVDELGPLAAQALSADRPTVIYYHV; encoded by the coding sequence GTGAGCGAGACCGCCACTGGCGGCGCCGCCGTCATCGACTCCCTGGTGGCCCACGGGGTCACGGACGTGTTCGGCATCCCGGGGACGCACAACCTGGAGCTCTACCGCTACCTGCCCGCGTCCGGGATCCGCCACGTCGTCACGCGGCACGAGCAGGGCGCCGGGTATGCCGCGGACGGCTACGCGCGCGTCAGCGGACGTCCCGGGGTGCTCATCACGACCTCGGGGCCTGGCATCACCAATGCCGTCACCGCCCTCGCGACGGCCTATGCCGACTCCGTCCCCGTCCTCGCCGTCTCGCCCGGCCCGCCCCGCGGACGGGTCGGCGCGGACGTCGGCTGGCTGCACGAGGTGAAGAACCAGCAGGCGGCTCTGGACGCCGTGACCGGGCGCAGCATCCGCGCGGAGTCGGCGGACGACATCCCGGACATCGTCGCGGACATCTTCGAGGGCTTCGCGAGCCGGCGGCCGCGACCGGTGCACCTGGAGGTGCCGGTCGACGTCCTCGAGGGCGCCTGGGCCCGTATGCCGTGCGCTCGCCGCCCGCTGCCGACCGCGTCGCGCCCTGACCGCGCGGCCGTCGACGCGGTCGTGGCAGCGTTGGTCAGCGCCACCCGCCCCCTCATCGTCGCGGGCGGTGGCTCCCGCGCCGCAGCGGCCGAGCTGCGTGCGCTGGCCGGGCTCGGCATACCTGTCCTCACGACCGTCAACGGCAAGGGCGTCCTCGACGAGGCGCATCCTGCGGCACTGGGGGCGGGGGCCAGGCTCACTGCCGCCCACGACGCCGTCAACGAGGCCGACGTGCTGATCGTCGTCGGGTCCGAGCTGGGCGACTCCGACCTGTGGGGCGGGACCGTCGCTCCCGGTCGGCCCGGCGAGCGCACCGTGGTGCGCATCGACGTCGACCCCGGCCAGGCCCACAAGAACGTCCGAGCCGACCACGCCATCGTCGCCGATGCCCGGCTGGCCCTGCGGGACCTCGTGGATGGACTGCGCGACAAGGGGATCCCTGGTTGGGACCTCGCCCGAGCGACGACATTGCGAGGCCAGATCGATGCCGAGGCAGCCCAGTCCGGCGCTGCGTGGGAACCCATCCAGCGGTCCCTGGCGGCAGCGCTGCCCGCCGACTCGGTGGTTGCCGGCGACAGCTCACAGGTCACCTACTACGGCACCGTGCACACGTGGCCGTTCACGCCGGCCAACCGGCTGCTCTACCCGACCGGCTACGCGACGCTGGGCTACGGCCTGCCCGCCGCGATCGGTGCCAAGGTCGCTGCACCCGACCGGTCGGTCGTCGCCCTCTTCGGCGACGGCGCAGCGATGTTCTCCATCCAGGAGCTCATCACCGCCACGGAGCAGGGCCTGGCGATCCCCGTCGTGATCGTCGACAACGGCGGCTACGCGGAGATCCGCGAGCAGATGGTCGACCGGGGCATCCAGCCCCAGGCGGTGGACCTCTACCGTCCCGACATCCCGGCCCTGGCGAGGGCCATCGGCGCTCACGGCGTCGCGGCCACCTCTGTCGACGAGCTCGGACCCCTTGCGGCGCAAGCACTTTCGGCGGATCGGCCGACGGTCATCTACTACCACGTCTGA
- the speB gene encoding agmatinase has protein sequence MTRHSFRGPVDATVTPRYGGPATFARLPRLDEVERADIAVLGVPFDSGVSYRPGARFGPGHVRAASKLLRTYNPVQDIEPFAVQQVADAGDVACNPFDILEAVRQIDDAAREIAGTGAKLMTFGGDHTIALPLLRVLHEQHGEIAVVHLDAHLDTWDTYFGAPITHGTPFRRASEEGLIDKTGSIHVGIRGPLYSPQDLSDDQVLGFQVIGCHDMDDLGWKGAVERVKARVGDRPTYVSLDIDVLDPAFAPGTGTPEAGGLTSRELLNILRAFKDLNLVGADIVEVAPAYDHAEVTGIAAAHAAYELISAMAPREGAGS, from the coding sequence ATGACTCGTCATTCGTTCCGCGGTCCGGTCGACGCGACCGTCACTCCCCGCTACGGCGGCCCCGCGACCTTTGCCCGACTGCCCCGCCTCGACGAGGTCGAGCGGGCTGACATCGCGGTGCTGGGGGTCCCGTTCGACTCGGGCGTCAGCTACCGTCCCGGCGCCCGGTTCGGTCCGGGCCACGTGCGGGCCGCGTCCAAGCTGCTGCGCACCTACAACCCCGTCCAGGACATCGAACCGTTCGCGGTGCAGCAGGTGGCCGACGCCGGCGATGTCGCCTGCAACCCCTTCGACATCCTCGAGGCCGTCCGCCAGATCGACGACGCGGCCCGGGAGATCGCGGGCACCGGCGCCAAGCTCATGACGTTCGGAGGCGACCACACCATCGCGCTACCGCTCCTGCGCGTCCTGCACGAGCAGCACGGCGAGATCGCGGTGGTCCACCTCGACGCCCACCTCGACACCTGGGACACCTACTTCGGGGCTCCCATCACCCACGGCACGCCATTCCGGCGCGCCAGCGAAGAAGGCCTGATCGACAAGACGGGCAGCATCCACGTCGGCATCCGCGGCCCCCTCTACTCGCCGCAGGACCTCAGCGACGACCAGGTGCTCGGGTTCCAGGTCATCGGCTGCCACGACATGGACGACCTCGGCTGGAAGGGAGCCGTCGAGCGGGTGAAGGCCAGGGTGGGCGACCGGCCGACCTACGTGTCCCTCGACATCGACGTGCTCGACCCCGCCTTCGCCCCCGGCACCGGCACCCCAGAGGCGGGCGGCCTGACCAGTCGAGAGCTGCTCAACATCCTGCGGGCGTTCAAGGACCTCAACCTCGTGGGAGCCGACATCGTGGAGGTGGCGCCCGCCTACGACCACGCAGAGGTCACGGGGATCGCTGCCGCCCACGCGGCATACGAGCTCATCTCGGCGATGGCGCCACGTGAAGGGGCCGGCTCGTGA
- a CDS encoding amino acid ABC transporter ATP-binding protein, whose product MTSTTASPAPTPMVEAINVRKLFGDNEVLKSVNLTVRAGEVVSFLGPSGSGKSTFLRCINHLERIDGGEISVNGHLVGYRRHHGKKYELKPKEVAAARRDVGMVFQRFNLFPHLTALQNVMEAPVFVKGVPKAQAQSRARELLDRVGLADKPAAYPAQLSGGQQQRVAIARALAMEPALMLFDEPTSALDPELVGEVLDVMKSLAADGMTMIVVTHEIGFAREVCDRVVFMDGGVIVEEGKPHDIFSNPQHARTKSFLSKVL is encoded by the coding sequence ATGACCAGCACGACTGCCAGCCCTGCGCCGACGCCCATGGTCGAGGCCATCAACGTGCGCAAGCTGTTCGGCGACAACGAGGTGCTCAAGAGCGTCAACCTGACGGTCCGGGCCGGTGAGGTCGTGTCCTTCCTGGGTCCCTCCGGGTCGGGCAAGTCGACCTTCCTGCGGTGCATCAACCACCTCGAGCGGATCGACGGCGGGGAGATCAGCGTCAACGGCCACCTCGTGGGCTACCGACGCCACCACGGGAAGAAGTACGAGCTGAAGCCGAAGGAGGTCGCGGCTGCCCGGCGCGACGTGGGCATGGTCTTCCAGCGCTTCAACCTCTTCCCACACCTGACCGCGCTGCAGAACGTCATGGAGGCGCCCGTCTTCGTCAAGGGCGTCCCGAAGGCGCAGGCCCAGTCCCGAGCGCGCGAGCTGCTGGACCGGGTCGGGCTGGCCGACAAGCCGGCGGCCTACCCCGCCCAGCTCTCCGGGGGCCAGCAGCAGCGCGTCGCGATCGCCAGGGCGCTGGCCATGGAGCCGGCCCTGATGCTGTTCGACGAGCCGACGTCCGCGCTCGACCCCGAGCTCGTCGGCGAGGTGCTCGACGTCATGAAGAGCCTCGCCGCCGACGGGATGACCATGATCGTGGTGACCCACGAGATCGGCTTCGCCCGGGAGGTCTGCGACCGCGTCGTCTTCATGGATGGCGGCGTCATCGTCGAGGAGGGCAAGCCCCACGACATCTTCAGCAACCCGCAGCACGCACGAACCAAGTCCTTCCTCTCCAAGGTGCTCTGA
- a CDS encoding amino acid ABC transporter permease, producing the protein MTTDVAQSIEAGHAEEPVVRLRHPGRWVAAAVLVVLAAMFVNFVATTQQLRPDLVFGYLFERSILRGLLVTIELTAAAMLVGVVLGTVLAVMRLSENPLLRGVAGGYVWLFRGTPILVQLLFWFFLGTVLPKVSLGIPFGPEFFSISSNTLITQFVAAILGLGLNEAAYMAEIVRAGIGSVDKGQAEAAQALSMSPALTYRRIVLPQAARVIVPPTANELISMLKLTSLCLVIGLPELLTTAQLIYGRNFQQIPLLIVASIWYIVLTTILTVVQSRIERRMSRGVLGAQVRRNRFAIGGR; encoded by the coding sequence ATGACCACAGACGTCGCGCAGTCCATCGAGGCGGGGCATGCCGAGGAGCCGGTCGTCCGGCTTCGGCACCCCGGCCGGTGGGTGGCTGCCGCCGTCCTGGTCGTCCTGGCGGCGATGTTCGTCAACTTCGTGGCGACCACGCAGCAACTGCGGCCAGATCTCGTGTTCGGCTACCTCTTCGAGCGGTCGATCCTGCGCGGCCTGCTCGTCACCATCGAGCTCACCGCTGCAGCCATGCTGGTCGGCGTCGTGCTCGGCACCGTGCTGGCCGTCATGCGCCTCTCCGAGAACCCGCTGCTGCGGGGAGTGGCGGGCGGCTACGTGTGGCTCTTCCGCGGGACTCCGATCCTGGTGCAGCTGCTCTTCTGGTTCTTCCTGGGTACGGTGCTTCCGAAGGTCAGCCTGGGGATCCCGTTCGGGCCAGAGTTCTTCAGCATCTCCAGCAACACCCTGATCACGCAGTTCGTGGCGGCCATCCTGGGACTGGGGCTCAACGAGGCGGCCTACATGGCCGAGATCGTGCGGGCCGGCATCGGCTCCGTGGACAAGGGCCAGGCGGAGGCGGCGCAGGCCCTGAGCATGAGCCCGGCCCTGACCTACCGCAGGATCGTGCTGCCCCAGGCAGCGCGGGTCATCGTGCCGCCCACGGCAAACGAGCTGATCTCGATGCTGAAGCTCACCTCGCTGTGCCTGGTCATCGGACTGCCCGAGCTGCTCACCACCGCACAGCTCATCTACGGACGCAACTTCCAGCAGATCCCGCTCCTGATCGTTGCCAGCATCTGGTACATCGTGCTGACCACCATCCTGACGGTGGTGCAGTCACGCATCGAACGCCGGATGAGCAGGGGAGTTCTCGGTGCCCAGGTGCGCCGCAACCGCTTCGCGATCGGAGGTCGCTGA
- a CDS encoding ABC transporter substrate-binding protein: MQLRHLALAGTIAAVTLASGCAAPDQKAAGANGTSGSQTSSVGSLAKDDAAAAKLPAAIKSSGTVRVASGVSFPPMEFFDTDNKTVLGFDADLGAALGQVLGVKFDFQNTNFDGIIGGLDAGRYDLSLTSMIDKKSRQTTVDFIDYLNSGVTFMVKKGNPAHLKDKLDLCGKSAAVEKSATGDLSVDDISKECTAAGKPAVNKQPFPDQASAVQALQSGRADAVVALDLTLAYNVKQAPNAFEVPAKPFGTLPVGIPVPKKSPELRDAVRAALLKVIESGTYDQLLAKWNLQDQALKGAPLNSGS, encoded by the coding sequence ATGCAGCTTCGACACCTCGCACTCGCCGGCACCATCGCGGCGGTGACCCTCGCGTCCGGCTGCGCAGCCCCGGACCAGAAGGCCGCCGGCGCCAACGGCACCAGCGGCAGCCAGACGTCGTCGGTCGGCTCGCTCGCCAAGGACGACGCCGCGGCCGCCAAGCTCCCGGCCGCGATCAAGTCCTCCGGGACGGTGCGGGTCGCCTCGGGCGTGAGCTTCCCGCCCATGGAGTTCTTCGACACCGACAACAAGACCGTCCTGGGGTTCGACGCCGACCTGGGGGCCGCCCTCGGCCAGGTCCTCGGCGTGAAGTTCGACTTCCAGAACACCAACTTCGACGGCATCATCGGCGGCCTCGACGCCGGCCGGTACGACCTGTCGCTCACGAGCATGATCGACAAGAAGTCCCGCCAGACCACCGTCGACTTCATCGACTACCTCAACTCGGGCGTGACCTTCATGGTCAAGAAGGGCAACCCGGCCCATCTCAAGGACAAGCTCGACCTGTGCGGGAAGTCGGCGGCCGTGGAGAAGAGCGCCACCGGCGACCTGTCCGTCGACGACATCTCCAAGGAGTGCACCGCGGCGGGCAAGCCTGCGGTGAACAAGCAGCCCTTCCCGGACCAGGCCAGTGCCGTGCAGGCGCTGCAGTCCGGCCGCGCGGATGCCGTCGTCGCGCTCGACCTGACACTGGCCTACAACGTCAAGCAGGCCCCCAACGCCTTCGAGGTCCCCGCGAAGCCGTTCGGCACCCTGCCTGTCGGCATCCCGGTGCCCAAGAAGAGCCCTGAGCTGCGAGACGCGGTCCGGGCTGCCCTTCTCAAGGTCATCGAGTCGGGTACGTACGACCAGCTCCTGGCCAAGTGGAACCTGCAGGACCAGGCGCTCAAGGGCGCGCCGCTCAACTCCGGGAGCTGA
- a CDS encoding cupin domain-containing protein yields MRPVPVSPTHNGVRLGARLRAARKANGFTLEQLASSSGLTKGFLSRVERDETSLSVSSLITLCEVMSVDVGSLFSAPEVALVRRESAPAINLGGTGVSEQLMTPRGQAKVQLVHTFAEPGATGGADLYTINCELEVLYVLKGVVELVFSDRRQRLTAGDALTFPGGEPHTWENTSASRTAEMIWVLSPAPWSGSS; encoded by the coding sequence ATGCGCCCGGTCCCCGTCTCCCCCACCCACAACGGAGTTCGACTCGGTGCGCGCCTGCGCGCAGCGAGGAAGGCCAACGGCTTCACCCTCGAGCAGCTGGCCAGCTCCTCAGGGCTGACCAAGGGGTTCCTCAGCCGGGTCGAGCGCGACGAGACCTCACTCAGCGTCAGCTCCCTCATCACCCTCTGCGAGGTGATGAGCGTCGACGTCGGCTCACTGTTCAGTGCGCCCGAGGTCGCCCTCGTCCGCCGCGAGTCGGCGCCTGCCATCAACCTGGGCGGGACCGGCGTCAGCGAGCAGCTCATGACGCCTCGCGGCCAGGCCAAGGTCCAGCTCGTTCACACCTTCGCGGAGCCGGGCGCCACCGGAGGGGCCGACCTGTACACCATCAACTGCGAGCTCGAGGTCCTGTACGTCCTCAAGGGCGTGGTCGAGCTCGTCTTCTCGGACCGCCGCCAACGGCTGACTGCGGGCGATGCGCTGACGTTCCCCGGCGGCGAGCCGCACACCTGGGAGAACACCAGCGCCTCGAGGACGGCCGAGATGATCTGGGTCCTGTCGCCGGCCCCGTGGAGCGGTAGCTCCTGA
- a CDS encoding LacI family DNA-binding transcriptional regulator, whose product MREVAALAGVSLKTVSRVVNREGGVSSDVVSRVERAVAQLGYRPNLAASNLRRGHGKTAMVGALLQDVSNSFSASLLRSLEDAARDRDVVIVASSLDEEPERERVLVENLVRRRVDGLLLMPATARQEYLADDLRSGLPIMFVDRRPNGVDTDSVTIDNDLGARLAVNHLIAHGHRRIALLGDLTSIQTARARHDGYLSALLEAGIEPDPRLVATSLRSSEDAIDALGRLLDGREPPTAIFAARNSLAVGAIRTLHHRGLAGRIALVGFDDFPLADIVDPPLTVVRQNVGAIGAQVAARLFARIDGDTSAPRHVVIKPELIPRGSGEIRP is encoded by the coding sequence ATGCGGGAGGTGGCAGCCCTCGCTGGCGTCAGCCTCAAGACGGTGTCCCGGGTGGTGAACCGCGAGGGCGGCGTCTCCAGCGACGTCGTCAGCCGGGTCGAGCGGGCCGTCGCGCAGCTTGGCTACCGCCCCAACCTCGCCGCCAGCAACCTGCGCCGCGGGCACGGCAAGACCGCCATGGTGGGTGCGCTGCTGCAGGATGTGAGCAACTCCTTCTCGGCCAGCCTCCTGCGCAGCCTCGAGGACGCAGCCCGTGACCGCGATGTCGTCATCGTCGCGTCCAGCCTCGACGAGGAGCCCGAACGCGAGCGCGTGCTCGTGGAGAACCTCGTGCGTCGCCGTGTCGACGGCCTGCTGCTCATGCCCGCGACGGCGCGTCAGGAGTACCTCGCGGACGACCTGCGCAGCGGCCTGCCCATCATGTTTGTGGACCGTCGGCCCAACGGGGTCGACACCGACTCGGTCACCATCGACAACGACCTGGGCGCCAGGCTGGCTGTGAACCACCTCATCGCGCACGGTCACCGCCGCATCGCCTTGCTCGGCGACCTGACGTCGATCCAGACGGCCCGCGCGCGGCACGACGGCTATCTGTCAGCACTCCTGGAGGCCGGTATCGAGCCGGATCCCAGACTTGTCGCCACCTCCCTGCGGTCGTCCGAGGACGCGATTGACGCGCTCGGGCGCCTGCTCGACGGAAGGGAGCCGCCGACGGCCATCTTCGCGGCGCGAAACTCGTTGGCAGTGGGTGCTATTCGCACACTGCACCACCGCGGACTGGCCGGACGGATCGCCCTCGTTGGTTTCGACGACTTCCCGTTGGCAGACATCGTCGACCCGCCGCTCACGGTGGTTCGGCAGAATGTAGGAGCCATCGGGGCGCAGGTCGCGGCGCGGTTGTTCGCCCGCATCGACGGCGACACCTCGGCTCCGCGCCATGTCGTGATCAAGCCCGAGCTGATCCCCCGGGGCTCGGGCGAGATCCGCCCCTAA
- a CDS encoding substrate-binding domain-containing protein yields MRHSTLHNRSVRRTLAIALAGSTALALGACNRSSSSDTAGSGGKAAVGVSLITKDSTNPFFVAMQKGAKADAAKNNVKLTVASGKQEGDDQGQITAIENSVARGDKGILITPMSTGVNAAIEKARKAGLFVIALDTPPDPASTVDITFATNNRNAGKLDGQWAAMQMDGKPAVIALLDLFNDKIVSVDYNRDQGFLEGMGIPVNDPKKNGDEAKTGKYTGGKGGDYTIVCNEAGQGAEDGGRSAMEKCLAKNPNINLVYTINEPTAVGADKALKAAGKTALIVSVDGGCAGVGSVKSGVIGATAQQYPLKMATLGMEAIAKIARGGEKPKTTPGLDFFDTGVALVTDKKVTGVDSITSDEGSKICWGN; encoded by the coding sequence ATGCGTCACAGCACCTTGCACAACCGCTCCGTTCGGCGGACGCTCGCCATCGCCCTCGCGGGCTCGACTGCGCTCGCACTGGGCGCCTGCAACCGATCCAGCTCGAGCGACACCGCCGGGAGCGGCGGCAAGGCGGCAGTCGGTGTCAGCCTGATCACCAAGGACTCCACCAACCCGTTCTTCGTCGCCATGCAGAAGGGCGCCAAGGCGGACGCCGCCAAGAACAACGTGAAGCTCACCGTCGCCTCCGGCAAGCAGGAGGGGGACGACCAGGGTCAGATCACCGCCATCGAGAACTCGGTCGCCCGCGGCGACAAGGGAATCCTCATCACCCCGATGAGCACCGGCGTCAATGCCGCTATCGAGAAGGCGCGCAAGGCGGGCCTGTTCGTCATCGCGCTGGACACCCCGCCCGACCCGGCCAGCACCGTGGACATCACCTTCGCCACCAACAACCGCAACGCGGGCAAGCTCGACGGCCAGTGGGCCGCGATGCAGATGGACGGCAAGCCCGCGGTCATCGCCCTGTTGGACCTGTTCAACGACAAGATCGTCTCAGTGGACTACAACCGCGACCAGGGCTTCCTCGAGGGCATGGGCATCCCGGTGAACGACCCCAAGAAGAACGGCGACGAGGCCAAGACCGGCAAGTACACCGGTGGCAAGGGTGGCGACTACACGATCGTCTGCAACGAAGCCGGACAGGGCGCCGAAGACGGCGGCCGCTCGGCGATGGAGAAGTGCCTGGCGAAGAACCCCAACATCAACCTCGTCTACACGATCAACGAGCCCACCGCGGTCGGCGCCGATAAAGCCCTCAAGGCTGCCGGCAAGACGGCCCTCATCGTCTCGGTCGACGGCGGCTGCGCCGGCGTCGGCAGCGTCAAGAGCGGCGTCATCGGTGCCACGGCCCAGCAGTATCCGTTGAAGATGGCCACCCTCGGGATGGAGGCGATCGCCAAGATCGCCCGCGGCGGCGAGAAGCCCAAGACCACTCCCGGACTGGACTTCTTCGACACCGGGGTCGCCCTGGTCACCGACAAGAAGGTGACCGGCGTCGACAGCATCACGTCCGACGAGGGTTCCAAGATCTGCTGGGGCAACTGA
- a CDS encoding ABC transporter permease yields the protein MSTQVTSAAAEFARRQQSPVQRVQHQLHGKPWLSPLFLLLVAFVAFFIATPTFLTANSMGILLQQTAVVAALAVGQTLVILTAGIDLSVGAVMVLSMMVMATLTKDGGMPGLLGLLIGLVLAIVAGFLNGLLVTRINLPPFIVTLGTLSIFTAIALLYSGGESIQAEHLPGLLNALGNDFGIGNFRLTWGIVLVVVMYAVMAFVLSQTAWGRYVYAVGDDAESARLSGVPSKRILLAVYTVAGLIYGLAAWILIGRAGAATPNAAPTANLDSITAVVIGGTSLFGGRGRLIGTLIGALIVQTFDFGLSQMGVNQQWRVLATGLLVILAVAVDQWIRKVKS from the coding sequence ATGAGCACACAGGTCACCTCTGCAGCCGCCGAGTTCGCTCGGCGACAGCAGTCGCCGGTCCAGAGGGTGCAGCACCAGCTGCACGGCAAGCCGTGGCTGAGCCCACTTTTCCTGCTCCTCGTCGCGTTCGTGGCGTTCTTCATCGCCACACCCACCTTCCTCACCGCAAACTCGATGGGCATCCTGCTCCAGCAGACCGCGGTCGTCGCCGCGCTGGCGGTCGGCCAGACGCTGGTCATCCTCACCGCCGGCATCGACCTCTCGGTGGGCGCCGTCATGGTTCTGTCGATGATGGTGATGGCCACGCTGACCAAGGATGGCGGGATGCCGGGCCTGCTCGGGCTGCTCATCGGCTTGGTCCTCGCGATCGTGGCCGGCTTCCTCAACGGGCTGCTGGTGACCCGCATCAACCTGCCTCCGTTCATCGTCACCCTGGGCACGCTGAGCATCTTCACGGCCATCGCCCTGCTCTACTCCGGCGGCGAGAGCATCCAGGCCGAGCACCTGCCGGGCCTGCTGAACGCGCTCGGCAACGACTTCGGGATCGGGAACTTCCGCCTGACGTGGGGCATCGTCCTCGTCGTCGTGATGTACGCGGTGATGGCTTTCGTGCTCTCCCAGACGGCATGGGGCCGCTACGTCTATGCCGTTGGTGACGACGCCGAGTCGGCCCGCCTCTCCGGTGTGCCGAGCAAGCGGATCCTGCTGGCCGTCTACACCGTGGCCGGCCTGATCTACGGCCTCGCCGCCTGGATCCTCATCGGTCGCGCCGGTGCGGCGACGCCCAACGCGGCGCCCACCGCCAACCTCGACTCGATCACGGCCGTCGTCATCGGCGGCACCAGCCTCTTCGGTGGTCGAGGTCGGCTGATCGGCACCCTCATCGGTGCGCTGATCGTCCAGACCTTCGACTTCGGGCTCTCCCAGATGGGGGTCAACCAGCAGTGGCGAGTCCTCGCGACGGGCCTGCTCGTCATCCTCGCCGTCGCGGTCGACCAGTGGATCAGGAAGGTGAAGTCATGA